The genomic segment TGTCTGCTTCAGACTCAGGAAAATCAAAGCAACAGTGAATATCAGGAGTCAGATTGTCGGTTTCTTTATCTTCGCCGGTATGAATTTCCAAAATAACACCATCCAATCCTGCATAATCGCTGGCATCGGTTGTCCGCACACGTTGTCCAGGTTTGAAGATGACATCTCCCCATTGTAATTCAGTTGTTGTATTGTTCATGTAATTCTTCCTTTCTTGATGGGAATTGGCATTGACAAAAGAGGGAATAGAATAAATCCATACCCCTTTTCCGTAACATCACATCTATGCCAATTCTCATAAATTCATAAATTTTCACTAATTCAGTGCTGTGTTTTTCGTGATCCTTCTAAATAAAAAGAGACCACTCGCAAGTAGTCTCTTCGTAAACATAAATTTAATTAAACTTGTATTGTTCCAATAAATAAATAGGCAGTGTTTCTGTTTTTCCGTCTATTCCTCCTTTGGTTGCCCCTTTTAAATAAAGAAGCTTATCTGCTTTTCCCTGAGCCAGAGCTTTCTGGGCAGTGGAAGCAGTCCCTTTTCCGGCTTTTACTTCTATTAAATATCGGGTGGAAGAAGATAGGCTTTGTGCCAAAAAATCAATTTCTCCGCCTCGGTAAGTAGCAAAAGCTGGGGTTTCAAAGGAAATTTCCGGTGGAAAATCCTGGCGTTTCTTCAGGTTGATATAGACATAATTTTCATTTAATGTGCCTGCAAGTACACGGGAATCGGTACCGGTACGTGTCAGATAATAATTTGCCAGCCCCATATCCATGAAGTAGCAGCGGCTTGCAGACTTAAAATCCAGAATGTCCATTTCTGTTATTTTTGCACAGAATCCAATGATTCCAGAAAAGTACAGCCAGCTAATGGCACGGTTGCAGGTAGCCTTTGAAATATTGCTGGAGTAGTCTTTGGTTACCAGTTTTTGCAATTCTTCACTGATGCTGTCTTCTGAAAATCCTTTCTTTTCACGATTTAAAATACGGCAGATGGAAAAGAAAATATGGGTAAACACTTTGGTATACAAAATATCCGTAAAATAGCGAATGGATTCATTGGTAAAGGTATCAATGATTTTTACGAGTTCGCCTTGAGCTTTTACGATGTTCCGGTTTTCCAGATAGTTTTCGACCACTTTGGGATAGCCACCAATCTGGCAGTACAGCTCATAGGTTTCCTTTAAGCGATTATAGACTTCTGCTTCAGAGGAAACAAGAGATATTTTTTTGTAATCGCCATACAGATTCTGATCATAGGCCATCAAAAACTCCTCAAAAGAAAGCGTATAGATGGTGAGTTTGGTGACATCGCCGCTGGAATAACGGAATTCTGGATCATAAATCCGTCCAAGGTAGCTTCCTGTGATGATGAAATGGGCTTTAA from the Blautia wexlerae DSM 19850 genome contains:
- a CDS encoding ATP-binding protein; the protein is MYLKRFVYDRLLDWKNEGGHSTLEVGGARQVGKTYLIQKFADENYKHKIYINLFELSGKQFMECYKQATDWTPGTKRREHPLHDAFQLYEPDFIDSEDTVIIIDEIQESSEIYNRIREFTRHFKAHFIITGSYLGRIYDPEFRYSSGDVTKLTIYTLSFEEFLMAYDQNLYGDYKKISLVSSEAEVYNRLKETYELYCQIGGYPKVVENYLENRNIVKAQGELVKIIDTFTNESIRYFTDILYTKVFTHIFFSICRILNREKKGFSEDSISEELQKLVTKDYSSNISKATCNRAISWLYFSGIIGFCAKITEMDILDFKSASRCYFMDMGLANYYLTRTGTDSRVLAGTLNENYVYINLKKRQDFPPEISFETPAFATYRGGEIDFLAQSLSSSTRYLIEVKAGKGTASTAQKALAQGKADKLLYLKGATKGGIDGKTETLPIYLLEQYKFN